A genomic stretch from Sulfurimonas sediminis includes:
- the nusB gene encoding transcription antitermination factor NusB yields the protein MATRQQARMAVVSLLYAYDLGNGNTSEHSAEILEEKKIRNKQKDFALGLYEGVMEHIEAIDKAIIEHLKEWDFERLGAIERATLRLATYEILFSGLDSAVVINEAVEITKSFGTEQSPKFINGVLDAIAKDKKV from the coding sequence ATGGCTACTCGTCAACAGGCACGCATGGCTGTAGTCAGCCTTCTGTACGCATACGATTTGGGCAACGGCAACACTTCCGAGCACTCTGCTGAAATTCTTGAAGAGAAAAAAATCAGAAACAAGCAAAAAGACTTTGCTCTTGGGCTGTATGAAGGTGTGATGGAGCATATTGAAGCAATAGACAAAGCGATTATAGAACATCTCAAAGAGTGGGATTTTGAACGCCTTGGTGCCATTGAACGTGCAACATTGCGCCTCGCTACGTATGAAATTCTTTTTAGCGGGCTTGATTCTGCCGTAGTTATCAATGAAGCGGTTGAAATTACAAAATCATTTGGAACAGAACAGTCTCCAAAGTTTATCAATGGTGTTTTGGATGCAATAGCCAAAGACAAAAAGGTATAA
- the trpS gene encoding tryptophan--tRNA ligase — MRVLTGIQPSGDLHIGNYFGSIKQMVDAQKENDTFAFIANYHAQTSVKDGKRLAELTMQSATDFLALGIDPQKSTFWVQSDVKEVLELYWVLSSFTPMGLLERAHSYKDKTAKGIAANHSLFSYPVLMAADILLYQPDIIPVGKDQIQHVEIARDIAIKFNNEYGDIFKLPEYKIEANVATVPGTDGQKMSKSYNNTVNIFGEEKKQLKTIKKIVTEAVPMEEPKEYETCNVYNMAKLFLNENECKELQQRYKKGGEGHGHFKLYLHDIIWEFFKPYREKREYYAAHQDEVREILLQGAHKAKEIVAPTIDKVRTVTGIKY, encoded by the coding sequence ATGAGAGTTTTAACCGGTATTCAACCCTCAGGTGATTTACATATAGGAAACTATTTTGGTTCTATCAAACAGATGGTCGATGCGCAAAAAGAGAATGACACTTTTGCATTTATAGCAAACTACCATGCACAGACAAGTGTAAAAGACGGCAAAAGACTGGCAGAACTGACTATGCAGTCGGCAACAGATTTTTTGGCACTGGGCATAGACCCGCAAAAATCAACTTTTTGGGTACAGTCTGATGTAAAAGAAGTTCTGGAACTTTACTGGGTTCTTTCTTCTTTTACGCCTATGGGGCTGCTTGAGCGTGCTCACAGCTATAAAGACAAAACAGCCAAAGGCATAGCTGCAAACCATTCGCTCTTTTCCTATCCTGTTTTAATGGCTGCCGATATTTTGCTCTATCAGCCTGATATTATACCGGTAGGAAAAGATCAGATCCAACATGTTGAAATTGCACGCGACATCGCCATAAAATTCAACAACGAATATGGCGATATATTTAAACTTCCGGAATATAAAATAGAAGCCAATGTTGCCACAGTTCCGGGAACCGACGGACAGAAAATGTCCAAAAGCTATAACAACACTGTCAATATATTTGGTGAAGAGAAAAAACAGCTCAAAACAATCAAAAAAATTGTTACCGAAGCGGTACCTATGGAAGAACCAAAAGAGTATGAAACCTGTAATGTGTACAATATGGCAAAACTCTTTTTAAATGAAAATGAATGTAAAGAACTCCAGCAAAGGTATAAAAAAGGCGGTGAAGGACACGGACACTTCAAACTCTATCTGCATGATATCATCTGGGAATTTTTCAAGCCCTACAGAGAAAAAAGAGAATATTATGCAGCCCACCAAGACGAAGTGAGAGAAATACTCCTCCAGGGTGCGCACAAAGCAAAAGAGATTGTAGCTCCGACTATAGACAAAGTCAGAACAGTAACAGGGATAAAATACTAA
- a CDS encoding dehypoxanthine futalosine cyclase: MSRLTKEEALDLIRHADLKELGRMATQRKKELHPKGITTFVIDRNINYTNICWVDCKFCAFYRHEKDADAYVLTFDEIDAKIDELLEIGGTQILFQGGVHPKLKIEWYEDLVEHIHQKYPTITIHGFSSIELDFIAKVSRITIEEVLARLKAKGLASIPGAGAEILSDKVRDIIAPKKIDAEVWVNVHRQAHKLGIMSTATMMYGTVESDEDIIAHLDMVRNLQDETGGFRAFIMWSFQGKNTELLRLIPDMEKPSSNRYLRLLAVARLYLDNVPNIQSSWVTQGPYIGQMALKFGANDLGSTMMEENVVSSAGAAYHMAKDEMVHLIKDLGEIPAVRNTAYETLEIFQ; encoded by the coding sequence ATGAGTAGACTGACAAAAGAAGAAGCCCTTGATTTAATCCGTCATGCAGACTTAAAAGAGTTAGGACGCATGGCAACACAAAGAAAAAAAGAGTTGCACCCAAAAGGAATCACAACCTTTGTGATTGACAGAAACATTAACTACACAAATATCTGTTGGGTAGACTGTAAGTTTTGTGCCTTTTACAGACATGAAAAAGATGCAGATGCCTATGTGCTGACCTTTGATGAAATAGATGCAAAAATAGACGAACTCTTAGAAATCGGCGGGACGCAGATACTTTTTCAAGGCGGTGTGCATCCAAAACTCAAAATAGAGTGGTATGAAGATTTGGTGGAACACATTCATCAAAAATATCCGACGATTACGATTCACGGGTTCAGTTCCATCGAGTTGGACTTCATCGCCAAAGTTTCGCGTATCACAATTGAAGAAGTTTTAGCACGTCTTAAAGCAAAAGGGCTGGCTTCCATCCCGGGTGCGGGGGCTGAGATACTTTCAGACAAAGTGCGTGACATTATTGCACCCAAAAAGATAGACGCTGAGGTCTGGGTGAATGTGCACAGACAGGCACATAAACTCGGTATAATGAGTACGGCGACAATGATGTACGGAACTGTTGAGAGTGATGAAGACATCATCGCGCATTTGGATATGGTGCGAAATCTGCAGGATGAAACGGGAGGATTTCGTGCTTTTATTATGTGGAGTTTTCAGGGAAAAAACACGGAACTACTGCGTCTGATTCCCGATATGGAAAAACCTTCTTCTAACAGATACTTACGCTTGTTGGCTGTTGCCCGTCTCTATCTTGACAATGTGCCAAACATTCAAAGTTCATGGGTTACACAGGGTCCCTATATCGGTCAGATGGCGCTCAAATTCGGGGCAAATGATTTGGGAAGCACAATGATGGAAGAGAATGTCGTCAGTTCAGCCGGTGCGGCCTACCACATGGCAAAAGATGAGATGGTACATCTCATCAAAGATCTGGGTGAAATACCGGCTGTCAGAAATACGGCATATGAGACTTTAGAGATATTTCAATAA
- a CDS encoding TerB family tellurite resistance protein, whose protein sequence is MGNLFLFLLLGAVFYYIFKSYGRYTAEYSQETFKNFSVSYESLKNSDLGLFVALVAKVAKADGHVDALEAQLVGIMFDDISKVFPEPAKTKDILKQIFNEEKDRRDNTEQIAHALAEALRRNKAQQEQFMGFLIQLAFADGEVTQSEEEVLATIAEAFAFDPQKYHAIFDQFEAMMKNVRPQATLDDAYKILGVSKNDDMSTIKKAYRKLVRQYHPDIIKSQGKSEEYIKEATAKTQEINQAYEMIKKARG, encoded by the coding sequence ATGGGCAATTTATTTTTATTTCTGCTTTTAGGGGCAGTCTTTTATTATATATTTAAAAGTTACGGCAGATACACAGCCGAGTATTCTCAAGAAACATTTAAAAATTTTTCTGTTTCGTATGAATCACTGAAAAACAGTGACCTGGGTCTTTTTGTCGCACTTGTTGCCAAAGTTGCCAAAGCTGACGGCCATGTTGATGCCCTTGAAGCACAGCTTGTAGGTATCATGTTTGATGACATTTCCAAGGTCTTTCCGGAACCTGCAAAAACAAAAGATATTTTAAAACAAATCTTCAACGAAGAAAAAGATCGCCGTGACAATACAGAGCAGATTGCCCATGCTTTGGCAGAAGCGCTCAGACGCAATAAAGCCCAACAAGAGCAGTTTATGGGATTTCTCATTCAGCTCGCTTTTGCAGACGGTGAAGTGACCCAGAGTGAAGAAGAGGTACTCGCCACAATTGCCGAGGCTTTTGCTTTTGATCCGCAAAAATACCATGCTATTTTTGACCAGTTCGAAGCAATGATGAAGAATGTCCGTCCGCAGGCTACACTCGATGATGCCTACAAGATTTTGGGTGTCAGTAAAAATGACGATATGAGTACCATCAAAAAAGCCTACAGAAAGCTTGTGCGTCAGTATCATCCTGACATCATCAAGTCTCAGGGAAAAAGCGAAGAGTATATCAAAGAAGCAACTGCCAAAACGCAGGAGATAAATCAGGCCTATGAGATGATAAAAAAGGCTAGAGGCTAG
- the hemJ gene encoding protoporphyrinogen oxidase HemJ, with protein sequence MYNWLLWFHVISFISWFAVLFYLPRLFVYHVENSDNKGFVEVVKIQEMKLFKYIGVPAMWATLLSGAVLIYLGGWMSAPWLHVKLLFVLLLVINFYSMNFYRKQLLEDRCTKSGKFFRMYNEVPTLLMLVIVAMVVLKPF encoded by the coding sequence ATGTATAACTGGCTTTTATGGTTTCACGTCATCTCTTTTATCTCCTGGTTTGCAGTATTGTTTTATCTGCCGAGACTTTTTGTCTATCATGTTGAAAACAGTGACAACAAAGGCTTTGTGGAGGTAGTTAAAATTCAGGAAATGAAGCTTTTTAAATATATAGGTGTACCTGCTATGTGGGCTACTCTACTTAGCGGTGCGGTACTTATTTATCTTGGCGGATGGATGAGTGCCCCATGGTTACATGTAAAGCTGTTATTCGTGCTTTTACTGGTTATAAATTTTTATTCTATGAACTTTTACAGAAAACAGCTTTTAGAAGACAGATGCACAAAAAGTGGAAAGTTTTTTAGAATGTATAATGAAGTACCGACACTTTTGATGCTTGTTATTGTGGCGATGGTCGTACTCAAACCTTTTTAA
- a CDS encoding DUF302 domain-containing protein produces MKYFLLLPILLNVTLFANDIIIKESAKSVDATIQKIKEIVTKRGLHVFTVVDHQANAKHIGMQMRSSKLIIFGNPKTGTQLMQQDVVTGVDLPMKILVYQDRDKKVKVAYRNGSWLKEEHPLLSDKLVRKIDNALDKITNKAIQ; encoded by the coding sequence ATGAAATATTTTTTACTGTTGCCAATACTTTTAAATGTGACTCTTTTTGCAAATGATATTATTATAAAAGAGAGTGCAAAGAGTGTTGATGCAACAATACAAAAGATAAAAGAGATTGTGACAAAAAGGGGTTTACATGTTTTTACTGTAGTTGATCATCAGGCAAATGCAAAACACATCGGTATGCAAATGCGAAGCAGTAAACTGATCATTTTTGGCAATCCTAAAACAGGGACACAGTTGATGCAGCAGGATGTTGTAACAGGTGTTGATTTGCCTATGAAAATTCTTGTCTACCAAGACAGAGACAAAAAGGTGAAAGTTGCCTACAGAAACGGAAGTTGGCTCAAAGAAGAACATCCGTTACTCTCAGATAAACTGGTGCGAAAAATAGATAATGCACTTGATAAAATTACAAACAAAGCGATACAATGA
- a CDS encoding DMT family transporter: protein MNRIKNLNKGVQYMLIASLAFAIMGAFAKLASQNMSSLEVVFFRNIAGVILVGIAVLKKPMQHTGGKPFLLFFRGFMGFVALLAFFYNIAHIPLGDAMTYSKTSPIFTAIFAWLFLNEKLSYKAWIAVFIGFIGILFITQPSGIGFSKYDLLGIFSGVGAALAYTSVRELKAYYDTRAIVLSFMITGTLGPVILFVVSPYLNFPELDFMLAKFVLPHGIVWFYLFAMGIFATIAQLLMTKAYGETKAGIVGAVSYTNILFSILVGLFLGDALPSLVTSFGIVLIVVAGIMVARDK, encoded by the coding sequence ATGAATAGAATTAAAAATTTAAACAAAGGCGTACAGTATATGCTCATTGCCAGCTTGGCATTTGCAATTATGGGTGCTTTTGCCAAGCTTGCCAGCCAAAATATGAGTTCACTTGAAGTTGTTTTTTTTAGAAATATTGCCGGAGTGATTCTGGTGGGTATCGCAGTGCTGAAAAAGCCTATGCAACATACTGGGGGCAAGCCGTTTTTACTCTTCTTTCGGGGTTTTATGGGCTTTGTCGCACTGCTGGCATTTTTTTACAATATCGCACATATTCCTCTGGGTGATGCAATGACCTACTCAAAAACATCGCCGATTTTTACCGCAATATTTGCCTGGCTTTTTTTAAATGAAAAGCTTTCTTACAAGGCATGGATTGCTGTTTTTATCGGCTTTATCGGTATACTTTTTATAACGCAGCCAAGTGGAATCGGATTTTCAAAATATGATCTGCTTGGAATATTCAGCGGGGTGGGTGCAGCACTTGCCTATACCTCTGTACGGGAATTAAAAGCCTACTATGATACCCGTGCCATTGTGCTTTCTTTTATGATTACAGGCACACTCGGTCCGGTTATTTTATTTGTTGTTTCTCCTTATCTGAACTTTCCTGAACTTGATTTTATGCTTGCAAAGTTTGTACTGCCGCATGGTATAGTCTGGTTCTATCTTTTTGCAATGGGAATTTTTGCTACGATTGCACAACTGCTGATGACAAAAGCCTACGGAGAGACAAAAGCGGGAATTGTCGGTGCTGTAAGTTATACAAATATACTTTTTTCGATACTGGTCGGTCTATTTCTGGGAGATGCTCTTCCGTCACTGGTAACGAGTTTTGGAATTGTATTGATAGTGGTTGCGGGGATCATGGTTGCCCGTGATAAGTAG
- a CDS encoding LPP20 family lipoprotein produces MNKIMKNIIATTLIAAAITGCSSKKTEPKKQEVYTPTFTCKQEGVAAPRWTCIPDVPGYYAGVGVAEKSAAGIAHMRRVALMNGRSDLAQQIESKIKDKMEGFTRATGNGSAETVDKVTTAVTKQVAKVDLKGSKAIDMWTAPSGAIYMLVTVPESSVNQEVKKAYKKAVDSSFNNDNALWQQFQSKQALENLDKEFPTE; encoded by the coding sequence ATGAATAAAATAATGAAAAATATAATTGCAACAACACTGATAGCAGCAGCGATTACAGGGTGCAGCAGTAAAAAAACCGAACCAAAGAAACAGGAAGTCTACACACCTACCTTTACATGTAAACAAGAGGGTGTTGCCGCTCCGAGATGGACCTGTATTCCCGATGTTCCCGGTTACTATGCAGGTGTAGGTGTTGCAGAAAAAAGTGCAGCAGGTATTGCCCATATGCGCCGTGTGGCTCTTATGAACGGCCGTTCTGATTTGGCACAACAGATTGAAAGTAAAATCAAAGACAAAATGGAAGGTTTTACGAGAGCCACAGGAAACGGCTCTGCCGAAACAGTGGACAAAGTCACAACAGCTGTCACAAAGCAGGTGGCAAAAGTAGATTTAAAAGGCTCAAAAGCCATAGACATGTGGACGGCTCCATCGGGTGCGATTTATATGCTTGTAACTGTTCCTGAATCAAGCGTCAACCAAGAGGTGAAAAAAGCCTACAAAAAAGCAGTTGATTCGAGTTTCAACAATGACAATGCCCTTTGGCAGCAGTTCCAGTCAAAACAGGCACTGGAAAATTTAGACAAAGAGTTTCCGACTGAATAA
- the hpf gene encoding ribosome hibernation-promoting factor, HPF/YfiA family, whose amino-acid sequence MIVQIRAKDITLTDEKKAHIEQGIEKFKKFSLDITRVNCIVSAEKAGVLVEFEIHVAHSAPIVISEHHKDLDAAIDLAVDRANKALRRLHDKVTDHKGPSIKELEPIDA is encoded by the coding sequence ATGATAGTACAAATTCGTGCAAAAGATATAACTTTAACAGACGAAAAGAAAGCACATATAGAACAGGGCATTGAAAAATTTAAAAAGTTTTCTTTAGATATTACGAGAGTAAATTGTATAGTTTCTGCTGAAAAAGCAGGTGTTTTGGTAGAATTTGAAATACATGTGGCGCACTCTGCTCCTATTGTCATCAGTGAACATCATAAAGATTTAGATGCAGCTATTGATCTTGCTGTTGACCGTGCAAATAAAGCTTTACGCCGCTTACATGACAAAGTAACTGATCATAAAGGGCCTTCTATTAAAGAACTAGAACCGATTGATGCATAA
- the ribH gene encoding 6,7-dimethyl-8-ribityllumazine synthase: MNLIEGKLKVVNGKKIAIVSTRWNHFIVDRLVEGAKDAFDRHGGNEEDLTHVLIPGAFELPMIVDQLLASGKYDAVCALGAVIRGSTPHFDYVAAEATKGIASMSLKYQKPVSFGLLTTDTIEQAIERAGTKAGNKGFEAMTVVIEMLDLYEVL; the protein is encoded by the coding sequence ATGAACTTGATTGAAGGTAAATTAAAAGTAGTAAACGGCAAAAAAATTGCCATAGTAAGTACACGATGGAACCACTTTATAGTGGACAGACTCGTAGAGGGAGCAAAAGACGCCTTTGACCGTCACGGTGGGAATGAAGAAGATTTGACACATGTATTGATTCCGGGTGCTTTTGAGCTGCCGATGATCGTCGATCAACTCCTTGCAAGCGGAAAATATGATGCAGTTTGTGCCTTGGGAGCTGTAATACGCGGTTCAACACCGCATTTTGACTATGTTGCGGCTGAAGCGACAAAAGGGATTGCAAGCATGAGTCTGAAGTACCAAAAACCGGTCTCATTCGGTCTTTTGACAACAGACACGATTGAACAGGCGATAGAGAGAGCCGGAACAAAAGCCGGGAACAAAGGTTTTGAAGCGATGACGGTTGTGATTGAGATGCTAGATTTATATGAGGTGCTGTAA
- the kdsA gene encoding 3-deoxy-8-phosphooctulonate synthase — translation MKLLAGPCVIESEENIFKIAKALEKYHNDKTIDFYFKASFDKANRTSLESFRGLGMGEGLRILQKVKDDFGYKIVTDVHETIQVEPVAKVVDMLQIPAFLCRQTDLLVACAKTDKEVNIKKGQFINPPDMKYSVMKVLKTRGCDEVSYENSKKHGVYLTERGSSFGYGNIVVDMRSLVIMKEFAPVIFDATHSVQMPGALGGKTGGDSSMVPHLAKAAAAIGVDGFFFETHFDPSCALSDGPNMLKLDELERLIEKIKKIQQIK, via the coding sequence ATGAAACTTTTAGCAGGTCCCTGTGTTATTGAGAGTGAAGAAAATATTTTCAAAATAGCAAAAGCATTGGAAAAATATCATAATGACAAGACGATAGATTTTTATTTTAAAGCGAGTTTTGACAAAGCAAACAGAACATCTTTGGAGAGTTTTCGTGGTTTGGGTATGGGAGAAGGTCTTCGCATACTCCAAAAAGTCAAAGATGATTTTGGCTATAAAATAGTGACGGATGTGCATGAAACAATTCAGGTTGAGCCTGTTGCAAAAGTGGTAGATATGTTGCAGATTCCTGCATTTTTGTGCCGTCAAACAGATTTGCTTGTTGCGTGTGCAAAAACAGACAAAGAGGTCAACATTAAAAAAGGGCAGTTTATCAACCCGCCTGATATGAAATACTCTGTAATGAAAGTATTAAAAACCCGTGGATGTGACGAAGTGAGTTATGAAAACTCCAAAAAGCACGGGGTATATCTGACAGAGAGAGGCAGTTCTTTCGGGTACGGCAACATTGTTGTAGATATGCGTTCTTTGGTGATTATGAAAGAGTTTGCACCGGTAATTTTTGATGCAACACACTCTGTACAGATGCCCGGAGCGTTAGGCGGAAAAACAGGCGGTGACAGCTCTATGGTGCCACATCTTGCAAAAGCAGCGGCAGCCATCGGGGTGGACGGATTCTTCTTTGAAACACATTTTGATCCGAGTTGTGCTTTGAGTGACGGCCCAAATATGCTAAAATTAGACGAATTGGAAAGACTGATAGAAAAAATTAAAAAAATTCAGCAAATAAAATAA
- the der gene encoding ribosome biogenesis GTPase Der, giving the protein MKKIAIIGRPNVGKSSLFNRLVKKRDAITSDLAGTTRDVKRKTAVIIDKEAELLDTGGLDKGCELFDKIKEMSLKAAYKADIILYMVDGKGLPEDEDKKLFYELQNMGKDIALVVNKIDNDKMKEKLWEFYEFGTDAIFGISVAHNRNTVELLDWIYDKLPQSDILKEEETEEIQIITEEKEELSDEEFFSQYAQDEEDDNFIYWDEEEVEDDSIFAQNDRIKEFDENDINHIKIAIIGRTNVGKSSLLNALLGEERSVVSSVAGTTIDPIDETIVYKDKQLTFVDTAGLRRRGKIVGIEKYALMRTKEMLENANMALVVLDASEPFLDLDEKIAGLVDQNRLACIIILNKWDIAKREEHDKIIKEVRDRFKFLAYAPILTLSAKSHQRVDKLHDMILEINENYSQRIPTSRLNEVLERALRRHTLPSMHGQVIRIYYATQYETRPPKIAIVMNKPKGLHFTYRRYLTNKLREAFNFSGTPLLFKAKKRGDK; this is encoded by the coding sequence ATGAAAAAAATCGCAATTATCGGCCGTCCAAATGTTGGAAAAAGCTCACTTTTTAATCGTTTGGTAAAAAAACGTGATGCCATTACATCTGATTTGGCAGGAACAACACGGGATGTCAAACGAAAAACAGCCGTAATTATTGACAAAGAAGCAGAACTTTTAGATACCGGCGGACTGGACAAAGGGTGCGAGCTTTTTGACAAAATAAAAGAGATGTCACTCAAAGCTGCCTACAAAGCGGACATTATTTTGTATATGGTAGACGGCAAAGGTTTGCCTGAAGATGAAGACAAAAAACTTTTTTATGAACTCCAAAACATGGGTAAAGACATTGCTCTTGTCGTCAATAAAATAGACAATGACAAAATGAAAGAGAAGCTCTGGGAGTTTTATGAGTTTGGTACAGATGCCATCTTCGGTATCTCTGTAGCACACAACAGAAATACTGTTGAACTGCTTGACTGGATCTATGACAAACTGCCACAAAGTGATATTCTCAAAGAAGAGGAGACAGAGGAAATACAAATCATCACAGAGGAGAAAGAAGAACTCAGTGATGAAGAGTTTTTCTCACAGTATGCCCAGGATGAAGAAGATGACAATTTCATCTACTGGGACGAGGAAGAGGTAGAAGATGACTCGATATTTGCGCAAAATGACCGTATCAAAGAGTTTGATGAAAATGACATAAACCATATAAAAATAGCAATTATCGGGCGTACAAATGTCGGAAAAAGTTCCCTGCTTAATGCTCTTTTGGGCGAGGAACGCTCTGTTGTTAGTTCTGTTGCCGGTACAACCATTGACCCCATAGATGAGACCATAGTCTATAAAGACAAACAGCTTACCTTTGTTGATACCGCAGGGCTTCGCCGTCGCGGTAAAATTGTCGGTATTGAAAAGTATGCTTTAATGCGCACAAAAGAGATGCTTGAAAATGCAAATATGGCACTTGTGGTTTTGGATGCGAGTGAACCGTTTTTAGATTTGGATGAAAAAATTGCGGGACTTGTTGATCAAAACAGGCTTGCCTGTATTATCATTCTTAACAAATGGGATATAGCCAAAAGAGAAGAGCATGACAAAATTATCAAAGAGGTGCGTGACAGATTTAAGTTTTTAGCCTATGCGCCTATTTTAACCCTTTCGGCAAAAAGCCATCAAAGAGTGGATAAACTTCATGATATGATTTTAGAAATAAACGAAAACTATTCACAAAGAATTCCAACATCCCGACTCAATGAAGTTTTGGAGCGAGCACTGCGCCGTCACACCCTGCCAAGCATGCACGGACAGGTAATTCGCATCTATTATGCTACGCAGTATGAAACACGACCGCCAAAAATTGCCATTGTTATGAATAAGCCAAAAGGTCTGCACTTTACCTACAGACGCTATCTGACAAACAAACTGCGTGAAGCCTTTAATTTCAGCGGAACCCCGCTTCTTTTTAAAGCAAAAAAGAGAGGAGACAAATAG
- a CDS encoding cytochrome C, translating to MKSLFMLLFFLTTFLQASQNSALLFHGNCTTCHFETKSVSAPAMMEVRTRYLNAFPDKKDFVREMTEWVHKPNEERSIMQDAIDKYELMPNLAFEKDVLQDIAAYIYETDFTKQHSPH from the coding sequence GTGAAATCTCTTTTTATGCTGCTTTTCTTTCTTACAACTTTTTTGCAGGCATCACAAAACAGTGCCCTGCTCTTTCACGGCAACTGCACAACCTGTCACTTTGAAACAAAATCTGTTTCAGCCCCGGCAATGATGGAAGTACGTACAAGATATTTGAATGCATTTCCCGATAAAAAAGATTTTGTCAGAGAGATGACAGAGTGGGTACATAAACCCAATGAAGAGCGTTCCATCATGCAAGATGCCATTGACAAATACGAACTCATGCCCAATCTTGCCTTTGAAAAAGATGTTTTACAGGATATAGCTGCATATATTTACGAAACAGATTTTACCAAGCAACACAGTCCGCACTGA
- a CDS encoding phosphoribosyltransferase, translating to MKQYYSYENFRNDTQKLILEVKNFNAGAIVSVARGGFTLAHCLAEGLDIRDVQSIRTELYDATCKRKELSLFGACSLADVSRVLVVDDIADSGETLAYVMQHLQKNFPEAVFKSSTLFIKKTSIYEPDFWINEADAWIEFFWEKDFSLAG from the coding sequence TTGAAACAGTACTATTCTTATGAAAATTTTAGAAATGACACGCAAAAACTCATTTTGGAAGTGAAAAATTTCAATGCCGGTGCAATAGTATCTGTAGCAAGAGGCGGGTTTACTTTGGCGCATTGTCTGGCCGAAGGGCTTGATATTCGGGATGTGCAGAGTATAAGAACAGAACTGTATGATGCTACATGTAAACGTAAAGAGCTGTCTCTTTTTGGAGCATGCAGTTTGGCAGATGTGAGTAGAGTACTTGTTGTGGATGATATAGCCGACAGCGGTGAAACACTTGCGTATGTCATGCAGCATTTACAAAAAAACTTTCCTGAAGCGGTATTTAAATCTTCGACACTTTTTATAAAAAAAACGTCAATATACGAACCGGATTTTTGGATAAATGAAGCTGATGCATGGATAGAATTTTTTTGGGAGAAAGATTTCAGCCTGGCGGGTTAA